The following proteins are encoded in a genomic region of Limosilactobacillus reuteri subsp. reuteri:
- the rpsH gene encoding 30S ribosomal protein S8, translating to MSMSDPIADFLTRIRNANMAQHESVEAPASKMKKDIAEILKNEGFIRDVEYVDDNKQGIIRVFLKYGNDGQRVISGLKRISKPGLRTYVKSDAVPKVLNGLGIAIISTSEGVVTDKVARAKKIGGEVIAYVW from the coding sequence ATGTCTATGAGTGATCCAATTGCAGATTTCTTAACTCGTATTCGTAATGCTAACATGGCTCAACACGAATCAGTAGAAGCACCTGCATCAAAGATGAAGAAGGACATCGCTGAAATCTTAAAAAACGAAGGTTTCATTCGCGATGTTGAATACGTTGATGATAACAAGCAAGGCATCATCCGTGTGTTCTTAAAGTACGGTAATGACGGTCAACGTGTTATTTCTGGCTTAAAGCGTATTTCTAAGCCTGGTTTACGTACATACGTTAAGTCAGATGCTGTGCCTAAGGTTCTTAACGGATTAGGTATTGCTATCATTTCAACATCTGAAGGTGTTGTTACTGATAAAGTTGCTCGTGCCAAGAAAATTGGTGGCGAAGTTATCGCTTACGTTTGGTAA
- the rpsE gene encoding 30S ribosomal protein S5, translated as MASSEFIDPAKLDLDDQVVAINRITKVVKGGRRMRFAALVIVGDRKGHVGFGTGKAQEVPEAIRKAQAAAEKNLITVPIVGTTIPHEVIGVYGGGKIMLKPAVEGSGVAAGGAVRNVMDLAGVADVTSKRLGSNTPVNVVRATFEGLKQLKNAEEVAKLRGVSVDHLAE; from the coding sequence ATGGCATCATCAGAATTCATTGATCCAGCAAAGTTGGATTTAGACGATCAAGTTGTAGCCATCAACCGGATTACTAAGGTTGTAAAGGGTGGACGTCGTATGCGTTTCGCTGCTTTAGTAATTGTTGGTGACCGTAAAGGTCATGTTGGCTTTGGTACTGGTAAGGCTCAAGAAGTTCCAGAAGCTATTCGTAAAGCTCAAGCAGCTGCTGAAAAGAACTTGATTACTGTTCCTATCGTTGGAACTACTATTCCACACGAAGTTATTGGTGTATACGGCGGTGGAAAGATCATGTTAAAGCCAGCTGTTGAAGGTTCTGGAGTTGCTGCCGGTGGTGCGGTTCGTAATGTTATGGACCTTGCCGGTGTTGCGGACGTTACTTCTAAACGTCTTGGCTCTAACACACCTGTTAACGTTGTTCGTGCAACGTTTGAAGGTTTGAAGCAATTAAAGAACGCTGAAGAAGTTGCAAAGTTACGTGGTGTTTCAGTAGACCACTTAGCAGAATAA
- the rplW gene encoding 50S ribosomal protein L23 — protein MEARDIILRPVVTEASMAGMDNKRYTFDVDLRATKTQVKNAVEEIFGVKVVKVNIMNVKGKLKRQGRYEGYTKRRRKAIVTLSADSNEIKLFNDNNEN, from the coding sequence ATGGAAGCACGTGACATTATTTTACGTCCAGTAGTTACTGAAGCTTCAATGGCTGGCATGGACAACAAGCGTTACACTTTTGATGTTGATTTACGAGCAACTAAGACACAAGTTAAAAATGCTGTTGAAGAAATTTTTGGCGTTAAAGTTGTAAAAGTTAACATTATGAATGTAAAAGGTAAGTTAAAGCGCCAAGGTCGTTACGAAGGATACACTAAGCGTCGTCGTAAGGCTATTGTTACTTTATCTGCCGACTCAAATGAAATTAAGTTGTTTAACGACAACAACGAAAACTAA
- a CDS encoding type Z 30S ribosomal protein S14, translated as MAKKSMIAKCNRPAKFSSREYTRCARCGRPHSVYRKFHLCRICLRELAHKGQIPGLKKASW; from the coding sequence TTGGCTAAAAAATCAATGATTGCTAAGTGCAACCGTCCAGCTAAGTTCTCAAGTCGTGAATACACGCGTTGTGCACGTTGTGGACGTCCGCACTCTGTTTACCGTAAATTCCACCTATGCCGGATTTGCTTACGAGAACTTGCCCACAAAGGACAAATTCCTGGTTTGAAGAAGGCTAGCTGGTAA
- the rpsJ gene encoding 30S ribosomal protein S10 — protein MAKQKIRIRLKAYEHRILDQSADKIVETAKRTGAQISGPIPLPTERTIYTVIRSPHKFKKSREQFEMRTHKRLIDIVDPTPKTVDSLMKLDLPSGVDIEIKL, from the coding sequence ATGGCAAAACAAAAGATTCGTATTCGGTTAAAGGCTTATGAACACCGTATTTTAGATCAATCTGCTGATAAGATTGTTGAAACCGCTAAGCGGACAGGTGCTCAAATTTCAGGTCCTATTCCGTTACCAACTGAACGGACTATCTACACTGTTATCCGTTCACCACACAAATTTAAGAAGTCACGGGAGCAATTCGAAATGCGCACACACAAGCGTTTAATCGATATTGTTGACCCAACACCTAAGACCGTTGATTCATTAATGAAGCTCGATCTTCCTAGTGGTGTTGATATTGAAATTAAGCTTTAA
- the rpmC gene encoding 50S ribosomal protein L29 — protein sequence MKSKDYVQELNGLTTDKLLDREKELKEQLFNLRFQLATGQLENTASLKQVRKDIARVKTVLRQQELNK from the coding sequence ATGAAAAGTAAAGATTATGTACAAGAACTGAATGGATTAACCACTGATAAGCTACTTGACCGTGAAAAGGAACTGAAGGAACAATTGTTTAACTTACGTTTCCAATTAGCAACCGGCCAGTTGGAAAATACTGCAAGTCTTAAGCAAGTACGCAAAGATATTGCACGGGTTAAGACAGTTCTTCGTCAACAAGAATTAAACAAATAA
- the rplP gene encoding 50S ribosomal protein L16: MLVPKRVKHRKVQRGHMRGEAKGGKTVTFGEFGLQALDSHWISNRQIEAARIAMTRYMKRGGKVWIKIFPQLSYTSKGVGVRMGNGKGAPEGWVAPVKRGKVMFEVGGVSEEVAREALRLAGHKLPVRTKIVQREEVGGQSNEK; this comes from the coding sequence ATGTTAGTACCAAAACGTGTAAAGCACCGTAAGGTTCAACGTGGTCATATGCGCGGTGAAGCTAAGGGTGGTAAAACTGTTACTTTTGGTGAATTTGGTTTACAAGCTCTTGATTCACATTGGATTAGCAACCGTCAAATTGAAGCTGCTCGTATCGCTATGACGCGTTATATGAAGCGTGGTGGGAAAGTTTGGATTAAAATCTTCCCACAACTCTCATACACTAGTAAGGGTGTTGGGGTCCGGATGGGTAACGGTAAAGGTGCTCCTGAAGGATGGGTTGCTCCAGTAAAACGTGGCAAGGTAATGTTTGAAGTAGGGGGCGTTTCTGAAGAAGTCGCTCGTGAAGCTTTACGTCTTGCCGGTCACAAGTTGCCAGTTCGCACTAAGATCGTACAACGTGAGGAAGTAGGTGGACAATCTAATGAAAAGTAA
- the rplC gene encoding 50S ribosomal protein L3, with protein MTKGILGKKVGMTQVFTDNGELVPVTVIDVTPNVVMQIKTVENDGYSAVQLGFDDKREVLSNKPEQGHAAKANTTPKRFIGEIRDAELGDIKVGDEVKADVFAEGETVDVTGTTKGHGYQGNIHKDNQSRGPMAHGSRYHRRPGSLGAIINRVFKGMKLPGRMGGKTVTMQHLQVVKVDLDNNVLLIKGNVPGANKSYVTIKNSVKANTKKSLSKQHNK; from the coding sequence ATGACCAAAGGAATCTTAGGTAAAAAGGTTGGAATGACTCAAGTATTCACTGACAATGGTGAATTAGTTCCAGTTACTGTTATCGATGTTACACCAAACGTTGTAATGCAAATTAAGACCGTTGAAAACGATGGTTACAGTGCTGTACAACTTGGTTTTGATGACAAGCGGGAAGTTTTGAGCAACAAACCTGAACAAGGTCATGCAGCAAAAGCAAACACGACCCCTAAGCGCTTCATCGGTGAAATCCGCGACGCTGAATTAGGGGACATTAAAGTCGGAGACGAAGTTAAGGCTGACGTTTTCGCAGAAGGTGAAACTGTCGACGTTACGGGTACTACCAAGGGTCATGGTTACCAAGGTAACATCCATAAAGATAACCAATCTCGTGGACCTATGGCACACGGTTCTCGTTACCACCGTCGTCCTGGTTCATTGGGTGCCATTATCAACCGGGTTTTCAAGGGTATGAAGCTTCCTGGTCGTATGGGTGGCAAGACTGTTACCATGCAACACTTACAAGTTGTTAAGGTTGATCTTGACAACAATGTATTACTCATCAAGGGTAATGTTCCTGGTGCAAACAAGTCTTACGTAACTATTAAGAACTCAGTTAAGGCTAATACTAAGAAGAGTCTTAGCAAACAACACAATAAATAA
- the rplF gene encoding 50S ribosomal protein L6, with protein MSRIGYKEIDLPSGVEISQDGNVVTVKGPKGTLSREISPLIKMTIDGNVVKFDRDADTNKLKMLHGTTRANVNNMVEGVVDGYKKVLKLVGVGYRAQLKGNKLILTVGYSNPVEMDKPEDVEINVPDNTTIELSSINKEHLGNFAAEVRAVRSPEPYKGKGIRYENEHIIRKEGKTGK; from the coding sequence ATGAGTCGTATTGGTTACAAAGAAATTGATTTGCCAAGTGGTGTTGAAATTTCTCAAGATGGTAATGTAGTTACTGTTAAAGGTCCTAAGGGTACGTTATCTCGTGAAATTTCACCATTAATCAAAATGACTATTGATGGTAACGTTGTAAAGTTTGATCGTGATGCTGACACTAATAAGTTAAAGATGTTACACGGAACTACTCGTGCTAATGTTAACAACATGGTTGAAGGTGTTGTTGATGGTTACAAGAAAGTTCTTAAGCTTGTTGGTGTTGGTTACCGTGCTCAACTCAAAGGTAACAAGTTGATTTTAACTGTTGGTTACTCAAACCCAGTTGAAATGGATAAGCCAGAAGATGTTGAAATTAATGTACCTGACAATACTACTATCGAATTAAGCTCAATTAACAAGGAACACCTTGGAAATTTTGCTGCTGAAGTTCGTGCTGTACGTTCACCTGAACCATACAAAGGTAAGGGTATTCGTTACGAAAACGAACACATTATCCGTAAGGAAGGTAAGACTGGTAAGTAA
- the rplB gene encoding 50S ribosomal protein L2 produces MGIRKYKATTNGRRNMNGYDFAEITKTTPEKSLLAPLKHTAGRNSYGHITVRHRGGGTKRQYRIIDFKRIKDDVPATVKAIEYDPNRTANIALLVYADGTKSYIIAPKGLKVGMTVQSGPDADIKVGNALPLKNIPVGTVIHNIELKPGKGGQLARSAGASAQLLGKEEKYVLVRLSSGEVRMVLATCRATIGTVGNDEHALIIKGKAGRTRYAGQRPHVRGSVMNPNDHPHGGGEGKQPVGLPSPLSPWGKKTVGKKTRSHKARSNKFIVRGRKRGPHTR; encoded by the coding sequence GTGGGAATTCGTAAATATAAAGCAACCACTAACGGTCGCCGTAATATGAACGGTTATGACTTCGCTGAAATCACGAAGACAACACCTGAAAAGTCATTATTGGCTCCGTTAAAGCACACTGCTGGTCGTAACAGCTATGGTCACATTACTGTTCGTCACCGTGGTGGTGGTACAAAGCGTCAATACCGTATTATTGACTTTAAGCGAATTAAAGATGATGTTCCAGCAACTGTTAAGGCAATTGAATACGATCCAAATCGTACTGCAAATATTGCTTTACTTGTTTACGCTGATGGTACTAAATCATACATCATCGCACCTAAGGGCTTGAAGGTTGGCATGACCGTTCAATCTGGTCCTGATGCTGATATCAAGGTTGGTAATGCTCTTCCTTTAAAGAACATTCCAGTTGGTACTGTTATTCACAATATTGAATTAAAACCAGGTAAAGGTGGTCAACTTGCTCGTTCGGCTGGTGCCTCAGCTCAATTACTTGGTAAGGAAGAAAAATACGTATTAGTACGTCTTTCTTCTGGTGAAGTTCGTATGGTCCTTGCTACTTGTCGTGCTACTATCGGTACTGTTGGTAATGATGAACACGCCTTGATTATTAAAGGTAAGGCTGGTCGTACTCGTTATGCTGGTCAACGTCCACACGTTCGTGGTTCTGTTATGAACCCTAACGATCACCCACATGGTGGTGGTGAAGGTAAGCAACCAGTTGGTTTACCATCTCCTCTTTCTCCATGGGGTAAGAAGACTGTTGGTAAGAAGACCCGTTCACACAAAGCTCGTTCAAACAAGTTCATTGTTCGTGGTCGGAAGCGCGGTCCACATACTCGTTAA
- the rplE gene encoding 50S ribosomal protein L5, whose product MENRLKAKYENEIRPALIEKFNYSSVMQAPKIDKIVLNMGVGDATTNSKNLDEAVEELGLISGQKPLITKAKKSIAGFRLREGMSIGAKVTLRGERMYDFLDKLVNVALPRVRDFHGVSNKAFDGRGNYTLGIHEQLIFPEIDYDKVNRVRGLDVVIVTTAQTDEESRELLAQLGMPFAK is encoded by the coding sequence ATGGAAAACCGTTTGAAAGCTAAATACGAAAATGAAATTCGTCCAGCATTGATTGAAAAGTTTAACTACTCTTCAGTTATGCAAGCACCAAAGATTGACAAAATCGTTTTAAACATGGGTGTTGGTGATGCAACTACTAACTCCAAGAATCTTGACGAAGCTGTTGAAGAACTCGGCTTGATTTCTGGTCAAAAACCTTTAATTACTAAGGCAAAGAAATCAATCGCTGGTTTCCGTCTTCGTGAAGGTATGTCAATTGGTGCTAAGGTAACCTTACGTGGTGAACGTATGTATGATTTCTTAGATAAATTAGTTAATGTGGCATTGCCACGGGTTCGTGATTTTCATGGTGTAAGTAACAAGGCATTTGATGGTCGTGGTAACTACACTCTTGGTATCCATGAACAATTAATTTTCCCAGAAATTGATTATGATAAAGTTAACCGAGTTCGTGGTTTAGATGTTGTTATTGTAACAACTGCACAAACTGACGAAGAATCCCGTGAATTACTTGCTCAACTCGGTATGCCGTTTGCTAAATAA
- the rpsS gene encoding 30S ribosomal protein S19: MGRSLKKGPFADASLLKKVKEQEGSEKKTVIKTWSRRSTIFPSFIGYTFAVYDGRKHVPVYVQEDMVGHKLGEFVPTRTFHGHASDDKKTGK, encoded by the coding sequence ATGGGTCGTAGTTTGAAAAAAGGACCTTTCGCTGATGCTTCATTACTGAAGAAGGTTAAGGAGCAAGAAGGTTCTGAAAAGAAGACTGTCATCAAGACATGGTCACGTCGTTCTACCATTTTCCCAAGTTTTATTGGTTACACATTTGCAGTATATGATGGTCGGAAGCACGTGCCAGTTTACGTACAAGAAGACATGGTTGGTCACAAGTTAGGTGAATTTGTTCCTACTCGGACTTTCCATGGTCATGCTTCTGATGACAAGAAGACAGGTAAGTAA
- the rplV gene encoding 50S ribosomal protein L22: protein MAENITSAKATAKMVRVSARKVRLVLDAIRGKSVAEAFAILKFTPRGAASDVEKVLKSAVANAENNFDLDRASLVVSEAFANEGPTLKRFRPRAKGSASPINKRTSHITVVVTER from the coding sequence ATGGCTGAAAACATTACGTCAGCTAAGGCTACTGCCAAGATGGTACGGGTTTCTGCTCGTAAGGTTCGTCTTGTATTAGATGCCATTCGTGGCAAGAGTGTTGCCGAAGCATTTGCTATTTTGAAGTTCACCCCTCGTGGTGCCGCTTCAGATGTTGAAAAAGTATTAAAATCTGCTGTTGCAAACGCTGAAAACAATTTCGACTTAGATCGCGCTTCATTGGTTGTAAGTGAAGCCTTTGCTAACGAAGGACCAACTCTTAAACGGTTCCGTCCTCGCGCTAAGGGTTCTGCTTCTCCAATTAACAAGCGGACTAGTCATATTACAGTGGTTGTTACAGAACGATAG
- the rplO gene encoding 50S ribosomal protein L15: MKLNELKPATGSRSKRLRKGRGLSSGHGFTSGRGTKGQKAHGKTRLGFEGGQMPLYRQIPKRGFTNINRKEYAIVNLASLNKFDDGTEVTPQLLMESGLVKNLKSGIKVLGSGKLEKKLTVKANKFSASAVSAIEAAGGKTEVM; the protein is encoded by the coding sequence ATGAAGTTAAACGAATTGAAGCCAGCTACTGGTTCTCGTTCTAAGCGTCTTCGTAAGGGTCGTGGACTTTCATCAGGACACGGTTTTACATCTGGACGTGGTACTAAGGGGCAAAAGGCTCATGGAAAGACCCGTTTAGGATTTGAAGGGGGTCAAATGCCACTTTACCGGCAAATTCCAAAGCGTGGATTTACCAACATTAACCGGAAAGAATACGCGATTGTTAACTTGGCATCATTAAACAAGTTTGATGATGGTACAGAAGTTACTCCACAATTATTGATGGAAAGTGGCTTAGTTAAGAACTTGAAGAGCGGCATCAAGGTTCTTGGTAGCGGTAAGCTTGAAAAGAAATTAACTGTTAAGGCTAATAAGTTTTCTGCTTCTGCAGTTTCTGCAATTGAAGCTGCCGGTGGTAAAACTGAGGTGATGTAG
- the rpmD gene encoding 50S ribosomal protein L30, which yields MAQVKVTLIHSVAHRQPTQRRTVKALGLGKINSSVILPDNAATRGQIFKIAHLVSVEEVK from the coding sequence ATGGCTCAAGTAAAAGTTACCTTAATTCACAGTGTTGCCCACCGACAACCTACTCAACGTCGTACTGTTAAGGCATTGGGATTAGGTAAGATCAATAGCTCAGTTATCTTACCAGATAATGCGGCAACACGCGGTCAAATTTTTAAGATCGCTCACTTGGTTTCTGTTGAAGAAGTTAAGTAA
- the rpsQ gene encoding 30S ribosomal protein S17 produces the protein MSEERNARKVYQGHVVSDKMDKTITVVIDTYKSAPIYGKRVKYSKKYYAHDENNEAKTGDTVQIMETRPLSAKKRFRLVKIVEKAATL, from the coding sequence ATGAGTGAAGAACGTAATGCACGTAAGGTTTACCAAGGCCACGTTGTTTCTGATAAAATGGATAAGACTATCACTGTTGTAATTGATACTTACAAGAGTGCACCTATCTATGGTAAGCGTGTTAAGTACTCAAAGAAGTACTATGCTCACGATGAAAACAACGAAGCTAAGACCGGCGACACTGTACAAATTATGGAAACTCGGCCATTATCAGCTAAGAAGCGTTTCCGTCTTGTAAAGATTGTCGAAAAAGCTGCTACCCTTTAA
- the rplX gene encoding 50S ribosomal protein L24: protein MFIKTGDKVRVIAGKDKGKEGTIKKVLASQNRVIVEGVNIVKKHQKPSNSNPNGGVIDTEAAINASNVMLIDPSTNEPTRVGYKFVDGKKVRVAKKSGKTLD, encoded by the coding sequence ATGTTCATTAAAACAGGTGATAAGGTTCGCGTAATCGCTGGTAAGGATAAGGGCAAAGAAGGTACTATTAAAAAGGTACTTGCTTCTCAAAACCGCGTTATCGTTGAAGGTGTAAATATCGTTAAGAAACACCAAAAACCAAGCAACTCAAATCCTAATGGTGGCGTTATTGATACAGAAGCTGCAATTAATGCTTCAAACGTAATGCTGATTGATCCTTCAACAAATGAACCAACTCGTGTAGGTTATAAGTTCGTTGATGGTAAGAAGGTTCGTGTTGCGAAGAAGTCAGGTAAGACACTTGACTAA
- the rplD gene encoding 50S ribosomal protein L4, translating to MTSVNLYKQDGSQNGTVELNDAVFGVEPNENVVFDAILRQRASLRQGTHAVKNRSAVSGGGKKPWRQKGTGRARQGSIRSPQFRGGGIVFGPTPRSYKYSLPRKVRQLAIKSALSQKVLDNSFVVVDALNFDAPKTKEFADVMGNLNVAEKTLVVVTDDDKNAALSARNLANATVVTPAGVNILNVVDNQKIVITKSALSQVEEVLA from the coding sequence ATGACTAGCGTTAATTTGTATAAACAAGATGGTAGCCAAAACGGTACTGTTGAATTAAACGATGCAGTATTTGGGGTTGAACCAAATGAAAATGTTGTATTTGATGCAATTTTGCGTCAACGTGCTTCATTACGTCAAGGTACACATGCTGTAAAGAATCGTTCTGCAGTTAGCGGTGGTGGTAAGAAGCCATGGCGTCAAAAGGGTACTGGTCGTGCTCGTCAAGGTTCTATCCGTTCTCCACAATTCCGTGGTGGTGGTATTGTTTTTGGACCTACTCCACGTTCATATAAGTACAGCCTTCCTCGTAAGGTTCGTCAACTTGCAATCAAGTCTGCCCTTTCCCAAAAGGTTCTTGATAACAGCTTTGTAGTAGTTGATGCATTAAATTTTGATGCACCAAAGACAAAGGAATTCGCTGATGTTATGGGTAACTTAAACGTTGCTGAAAAGACATTAGTTGTTGTTACTGATGACGACAAGAATGCTGCTTTATCAGCACGTAACTTAGCTAATGCTACAGTTGTTACTCCAGCAGGTGTTAACATCTTGAACGTTGTTGATAACCAAAAGATTGTTATCACTAAGTCAGCTCTTTCTCAAGTAGAGGAGGTGCTCGCATAA
- the rpsC gene encoding 30S ribosomal protein S3: MGQKINPNGFRVGVIRDWTAKWYADKDFADYLNEDLRIRKYIEKRLADASVSTVEIERAANRVNVSIHTAKPGMVIGKGGSEVEALRKELNKLTGKRVHINIVEIKKPDLDAHLVGESIARQLEARIAFRRAMRGAMQRAMRAGAKGIKTQVAGRLNGADMSRIESYSDGTVPLHTLRADIDYSWDEANTTYGVLGVKTWIYRGEVLPTKKNSNNDEQGGK, encoded by the coding sequence GTGGGTCAAAAGATCAATCCTAATGGTTTTCGTGTTGGGGTCATTCGTGATTGGACTGCAAAGTGGTACGCTGACAAGGACTTTGCTGATTACCTTAACGAAGACCTTCGAATCCGTAAGTATATTGAAAAGCGACTTGCTGATGCCTCTGTATCAACCGTTGAAATTGAACGTGCAGCTAACCGCGTAAACGTATCAATTCATACTGCCAAGCCAGGAATGGTTATTGGTAAAGGTGGTTCAGAAGTTGAAGCACTTCGTAAAGAACTTAACAAATTAACTGGTAAACGTGTTCACATTAACATTGTGGAAATTAAGAAGCCAGATTTAGATGCTCACCTTGTTGGTGAGAGTATTGCACGGCAATTAGAAGCTCGTATTGCTTTCCGTCGTGCTATGCGTGGAGCTATGCAACGTGCTATGCGTGCTGGAGCTAAGGGTATTAAGACTCAAGTTGCTGGTCGTTTGAACGGTGCAGATATGTCACGGATCGAATCATACTCGGATGGTACTGTTCCATTGCATACACTCCGTGCTGATATCGATTATTCTTGGGACGAAGCTAACACTACATACGGTGTTCTTGGTGTAAAGACTTGGATTTACCGTGGTGAAGTACTTCCTACTAAGAAGAACTCAAACAATGATGAACAAGGAGGGAAGTAA
- the rplN gene encoding 50S ribosomal protein L14 — MIQQESRLKVADNSGAREILVIKILGGSRVKTGNIGDIIVATVKQATPGGVVKKGDVVKAVVVRTKHGIHRKDGSYIKFDENAAVLINNDKSPKGTRIFGPIARELRGDDFMKIVSLAPEVL; from the coding sequence GTGATTCAACAAGAAAGTCGGTTGAAGGTCGCTGATAACTCCGGTGCTCGTGAAATCTTAGTTATTAAGATTTTAGGTGGTTCCCGAGTTAAAACAGGTAATATTGGTGACATCATTGTTGCTACTGTAAAGCAGGCAACACCAGGTGGCGTTGTCAAAAAGGGTGACGTTGTTAAGGCCGTTGTTGTACGGACTAAACATGGTATTCACCGTAAGGATGGTTCATACATTAAGTTTGATGAAAATGCCGCTGTTTTAATTAACAACGACAAGAGCCCTAAGGGTACCCGTATTTTTGGCCCAATCGCTCGTGAGCTTCGTGGAGACGACTTCATGAAGATCGTTTCATTAGCTCCAGAAGTTCTCTAA
- the rplR gene encoding 50S ribosomal protein L18, with amino-acid sequence MISKPDKNKIRQRRHLRVRGKISGTAERPRLSVYRSNKNIYAQLIDDVKGVTLASASTNDSEVSGKTKTEQASGVGALIAKRANEKNITEVVFDRGGYLYHGRVQALAEAARENGLKF; translated from the coding sequence GTGATTTCTAAACCAGACAAGAACAAGATCCGTCAACGTCGTCATTTACGAGTTCGCGGTAAGATTTCTGGTACTGCGGAGCGCCCACGCTTAAGTGTTTACCGTTCAAACAAAAACATTTACGCTCAATTAATTGATGACGTAAAGGGTGTGACGCTCGCAAGTGCCTCCACAAATGATAGTGAAGTAAGTGGAAAGACTAAGACTGAACAAGCTAGTGGTGTAGGAGCATTAATTGCTAAACGCGCTAACGAAAAGAACATTACTGAAGTTGTGTTTGATCGTGGCGGATACCTTTACCATGGACGTGTTCAAGCTTTGGCTGAAGCTGCTCGCGAAAACGGACTTAAATTCTAA